A portion of the Caenorhabditis elegans chromosome III genome contains these proteins:
- the T27E9.2 gene encoding Cytochrome b-c1 complex subunit 6 (Confirmed by transcript evidence): protein MSSHKEEPLEADVDQLTQYRERCADHVTEFKSILDECNDRVNSRSNTEETCHQEMADYVHHLDHCAMPKAFASLK, encoded by the coding sequence ATGTCGAGCCACAAGGAAGAGCCACTCGAGGCTGACGTCGATCAACTTACTCAATACCGTGAGCGATGTGCCGACCATGTCACCGAATTCAAGAGTATTCTCGACGAGTGCAACGATCGTGTCAACTCTCGTTCTAACACTGAGGAGACCTGCCATCAGGAGATGGCTGACTACGTTCACCATTTGGATCACTGTGCCATGCCAAAGGCCTTCGCTTCgttgaaataa
- the ant-1.1 gene encoding ADP/ATP translocase (Confirmed by transcript evidence), with translation MSKEKSFDTKKFLIDLASGGTAAAVSKTAVAPIERVKLLLQVQDASKAIAVDKRYKGIMDVLIRVPKEQGVAALWRGNLANVIRYFPTQAMNFAFKDTYKAIFLEGLDKKKDFWKFFAGNLASGGAAGATSLCFVYPLDFARTRLAADIGKANDREFKGLADCLIKIVKSDGPIGLYRGFFVSVQGIIIYRAAYFGMFDTAKMVFASDGQKLNFFAAWGIAQVVTVGSGILSYPWDTVRRRMMMQSGRKDILYKNTLDCAKKIIQNEGMSAMFKGALSNVFRGTGGALVLAIYDEIQKFL, from the exons ATGTCCAAAGAAAAGTCCTTCGACACCAAAAAGTTCTTGATCGATCTCGCCTCAGGAG gTACCGCTGCTGCCGTCTCCAAGACCGCTGTTGCCCCAATTGAGCGTGTCAAGCTTCTCCTCCAG gtcCAAGATGCTTCCAAGGCTATCGCCGTTGACAAGCGTTACAAGGGAATCATGGATGTTCTCATCCGTGTCCCAAAGGAGCAAGGAGTTGCTGCCCTCTGGAGAGGAAACCTCGCTAACGTCATCCGGTACTTCCCAACTCAGGCCATGAACTTCGCCTTCAAGGACACATACAAGGCAATCTTCCTTGAGGGACTCGACAAAAAGAAGGACTTCTGGAA gTTCTTCGCAGGAAACTTGGCTTCCGGAGGAGCTGCTGGAGCCACCTCCCTCTGCTTCGTCTACCCACTCGACTTTGCCCGTACCCGTCTTGCTGCTGATATTGGAAAGGCCAACGACCGTGAATTCAAGGGACTTGCTGACTGCCTTATCAAGATCGTGAAATCCGATGGACCAATCGGACTCTACAGAGGATTCTTCGTCTCCGTGCAAGGAATTATCATCTACCGTGCCGCATACTTCGGAATGTTCGATACCGCCAAGATGGTCTTCGCTTCTGATGGACAGAAACTCAACTTCTTCGCCGCTTGGGGAATTGCTCAAGTTGTCACAGTCGGATCTGGAATCCTTTCCTACCCATGGGACACTGTTCGTCGTCGTATGATGATGCAGTCTGGACGCAAGGATATCCTCTACAAAAACACCCTCGATTGCGCAAAGAAGATCATCCAAAACGAAGGAATGTCCGCTATGTTCAAGGGAGCCCTCTCCAACGTCTTCCGTGGAACCGGAGGAGCCCTCGTCTTGGCCATCTACGACGAAATCCAGAAGTTCCTTTAA
- the cdk-5 gene encoding Cyclin-dependent-like kinase 5 (Confirmed by transcript evidence) yields MLNYDKMEKIGEGTYGTVFKARNKNSGEIVALKRVRLDDDDEGVPSSALREICILRELKHRNVVRLYDVVHSENKLTLVFEYCDQDLKKFFDSLNGYMDAQTARSLMLQLLRGLSFCHAHHVLHRDLKPQNLLINTNGTLKLADFGLARAFGVPVRCFSAEVVTLWYRPPDVLFGAKLYNTSIDMWSAGCIFAEISNAGRPLFPGADVDDQLKRIFKQLGSPSEDNWPSITQLPDYKPYPIYHPTLTWSQIVPNLNSRGRDLLQKLLVCNPAGRIDADAALRHAYFADTSDV; encoded by the exons ATGCTTAACTAtgataaaatggaaaaaattggagaag GAACCTACGGAACCGTTTTCAAAGccagaaacaaaaattcaggaGAAATCGTTGCGTTGAAAAGAGTAAGGTTggacgatgatgatgag ggTGTTCCAAGCTCTGCTCTCCGTGAAATTTGTATTCTCCGCGAGCTGAAACACCGAAATGTAGTAAGGCTCTACGACGTTGTTCACTCAGAAAACAAGTTGACACTGGTTTTTGAGTATTGCGATcaggatttgaaaaaatttttcgactcGCTGAATGGGTATATGGATGCACAAACTGCACGATCCTTAATGCTTCAACTTCTCCGTGGTTTATCCTTTTGCCACGCTCACCATGTACTTCATCGAGATCTCAAGCCGCAAAACCTGCTGATTAATACAAATGGGACACTGAAACTAGCTGATTTTGGATTAGCCAGGGCGTTTGGCGTCCCAGTTCGATGTTTTAGTGCAGAAGTTGTCACGTTATGGTATAGACCGCCGGACGTGCTTTTTGGAGCGAAATTGTACAATACTTCAATTGATATGTGGTCTGCCGGGTGTATTTTtgcag agaTCTCAAATGCCGGTCGTCCATTATTCCCCGGTGCTGATGTTGACGATCAATTGAAAcgaatttttaagcaattGGGCAGCCCATCCGAAGATAATTGGCCATCAATTACACAACTTCCAGATTATAAG CCCTACCCAATCTACCATCCAACGCTTACATGGAGCCAAATCGTACCTAATTTGAATTCACGTGGCCGTGATCTTTTACAg AAACTTCTTGTTTGCAATCCAGCAGGAAGAATCGATGCCGATGCAGCTCTACGCCATGCGTACTTCGCAGACACTTCTGACGTCTAA